The Brevibacillus choshinensis genome includes a region encoding these proteins:
- a CDS encoding peptide ABC transporter substrate-binding protein: protein MKRFMSVAMNGLLCASIVTVSAGTVTAADAHQKNAGQSAKQELHLNLHSEPPTLDPGLGEDNISFAIIRATFDGLTRAGADGQIYPSAAEKIDISDDLKTYTFHLREAKWSNGDRVTATDFEYAWKRVLDPLTASNYSYQLYAIKNAEKVNRGEAKVDDVGVKALDDKTLQVTLEAPTPYFLQLTAFPSYYPVNKRVVETNEKWAYEVSTHVGNGPFKLESWNHKEELVLAKNPTYWDKDSVKLDKIHFSMVEDEYTEFMMFENGEIDWAGAPLSYLPSEEIPAIRTAGDLKTQAFAGTYWYKFNTEQAPFNNAKIRKAFAYAVNRQSLIDDVLQTGQLPATAVVPATMSLKKGGYFTDNDVATAKKLLAEGMKELGITKLPPITLSFNLSEGHKKIAEDIQRQWKKNLGVDVQLVSKEWKVYLDDLHEGNYQIGRMGWLADYNDPINYLELYKDKDGGNNDTNWENPKYKALLDQSNTEKDPVKRKAILTEAEQILMDEMPLMPLYFYTYAWVQDEKVKGVVIDGLGYVDYKWADFTE, encoded by the coding sequence GTGAAGCGATTTATGAGCGTGGCCATGAACGGGCTGCTATGTGCGAGTATTGTGACAGTATCAGCCGGCACGGTTACTGCAGCGGATGCCCATCAAAAGAATGCGGGGCAGTCTGCGAAACAGGAGCTGCATCTGAACTTGCATTCCGAACCACCTACGCTGGACCCGGGATTGGGCGAGGATAACATTTCATTCGCGATTATCAGAGCGACCTTTGACGGGTTGACTCGCGCGGGAGCGGATGGCCAGATATATCCCTCAGCAGCAGAGAAAATAGACATTTCGGATGACTTGAAGACGTATACGTTCCACCTGCGTGAAGCCAAATGGAGCAACGGCGATCGGGTCACCGCTACCGATTTTGAATACGCATGGAAACGGGTGCTCGATCCGTTGACGGCATCCAATTATTCCTACCAGCTCTATGCCATCAAGAATGCGGAAAAAGTGAATAGGGGTGAAGCGAAAGTAGACGATGTGGGGGTCAAAGCCTTGGACGACAAAACACTTCAGGTGACCCTTGAAGCGCCAACTCCTTATTTCTTGCAGCTGACCGCCTTCCCGTCGTACTATCCTGTAAACAAGAGAGTCGTGGAGACAAACGAGAAGTGGGCGTATGAGGTCAGTACCCATGTCGGCAATGGACCATTCAAACTGGAGAGCTGGAACCACAAAGAGGAGCTCGTATTGGCAAAAAACCCTACCTATTGGGACAAGGACTCCGTGAAGTTGGACAAGATTCATTTCTCCATGGTCGAGGATGAGTATACGGAGTTCATGATGTTTGAAAATGGCGAGATTGATTGGGCGGGTGCACCGCTTAGCTACCTCCCATCTGAAGAAATTCCCGCTATCCGAACGGCCGGAGATCTCAAGACACAAGCGTTTGCGGGTACGTACTGGTACAAGTTCAACACGGAGCAGGCTCCATTCAATAACGCAAAAATTCGCAAAGCATTTGCTTACGCTGTCAATCGCCAAAGCTTGATTGATGACGTCCTGCAAACAGGGCAGCTTCCAGCTACAGCTGTGGTTCCGGCAACGATGTCGCTTAAGAAAGGCGGCTACTTTACAGACAATGATGTGGCGACGGCGAAGAAACTGTTGGCTGAAGGGATGAAAGAGCTAGGGATCACCAAGCTGCCGCCGATTACACTCTCTTTCAATCTGTCCGAGGGGCATAAAAAGATTGCGGAAGACATCCAACGCCAATGGAAGAAAAATCTCGGGGTAGATGTACAGCTGGTATCGAAAGAATGGAAGGTATACCTCGACGACTTGCACGAAGGAAATTATCAAATAGGGCGTATGGGCTGGCTAGCAGACTACAACGACCCGATCAACTACCTGGAACTGTATAAGGACAAAGACGGTGGCAACAACGATACCAATTGGGAAAATCCGAAGTACAAAGCACTACTGGATCAATCGAATACCGAAAAGGATCCAGTGAAGCGCAAAGCTATTTTGACAGAAGCCGAACAAATTCTCATGGATGAGATGCCGCTCATGCCGCTCTACTTCTATACCTATGCGTGGGTTCAGGATGAAAAGGTAAAAGGAGTCGTCATTGACGGTCTCGGTTACGTCGACTACAAATGGGCCGACTTTACAGAATGA
- a CDS encoding M28 family peptidase, translating into MIKKSVIPFCLMACLTFGMTAYAEPHPSDSAFDNKIVKRIKVNNIYQTIEDLSAEPRVAGTSSERNAVKYIEKKFQSYGYETERQSFEFYSYSGPTDIAFSVSGFDDTDWELGTFTYGVNGSVTGELVYAELGREGDLDDLDLHGKVALIKRGEISFADKVKNAAEAGAEAVIIFNNASGVINGTLGGPDDGYVPALALTREQGQLLLEKLESDEALTATVEVEGAETKESTSYNVIATKKPDKHKDNGQIVIVGAHHDSVEGAPGANDDASGTATTLELARVMANMPTDTEIRFITFGAEENGLLGSYAYAESLSEEEIENTVSMFQMDMVGSRDAGKLIMYTVDGEKNVVTDLGAAAGSRLSETVNYGQEGRSDHVPFAEIGIPAALFIHAPVEPWYHSPEDTIDKISKDKLQEVAEIVGGAVYQIARPDTPALENAHVAPGPVDYDFEERELE; encoded by the coding sequence ATGATAAAAAAATCAGTAATTCCTTTTTGTCTAATGGCATGCTTGACGTTCGGAATGACTGCTTACGCTGAACCCCATCCATCAGACAGTGCGTTTGACAACAAGATTGTAAAAAGAATCAAGGTGAACAACATTTATCAAACGATTGAGGATCTGTCGGCAGAACCGAGAGTGGCCGGCACATCTTCTGAGCGCAATGCTGTCAAATATATTGAGAAGAAGTTCCAATCGTATGGATATGAGACAGAACGGCAGTCTTTTGAGTTCTACAGCTATTCGGGACCGACAGACATCGCCTTTTCTGTTAGTGGATTTGACGATACGGATTGGGAACTCGGCACATTTACATACGGGGTGAACGGCAGTGTGACCGGTGAGCTGGTGTATGCGGAATTAGGTCGGGAAGGCGATCTAGACGATCTGGATTTGCATGGAAAAGTGGCGCTGATCAAGCGCGGCGAGATCTCCTTTGCGGATAAAGTGAAGAATGCAGCGGAGGCAGGCGCCGAAGCAGTCATCATCTTTAACAACGCCTCCGGTGTGATCAACGGGACGCTCGGTGGCCCAGACGACGGCTATGTTCCTGCCTTGGCACTAACCCGGGAACAAGGCCAGTTGCTCCTGGAGAAGCTTGAGTCGGACGAAGCGCTGACGGCCACCGTTGAGGTAGAGGGAGCAGAAACAAAAGAAAGCACTTCCTACAACGTCATTGCCACCAAAAAACCGGATAAGCACAAGGACAACGGACAAATCGTCATCGTCGGTGCCCATCACGATTCCGTGGAAGGAGCACCCGGGGCGAACGACGACGCATCTGGTACGGCAACAACGCTTGAACTGGCCAGAGTTATGGCAAATATGCCAACAGATACAGAAATTCGCTTCATAACATTCGGAGCGGAGGAGAATGGGCTTCTCGGATCATATGCATACGCAGAGTCCTTGTCCGAAGAGGAAATTGAAAATACAGTGAGCATGTTCCAGATGGATATGGTCGGTAGCCGGGATGCAGGGAAATTGATCATGTACACAGTAGACGGTGAGAAAAATGTCGTCACCGACCTGGGAGCCGCGGCAGGATCCAGGCTGTCCGAGACTGTCAACTACGGTCAGGAAGGTCGAAGCGACCACGTTCCCTTTGCGGAAATAGGAATTCCGGCAGCGCTATTTATCCATGCACCGGTTGAACCGTGGTATCATTCGCCCGAAGACACGATTGACAAGATCAGCAAGGACAAGCTGCAGGAAGTGGCTGAAATTGTAGGTGGTGCCGTTTATCAGATCGCTCGCCCAGACACTCCTGCCTTGGAAAACGCTCATGTCGCTCCGGGACCGGTTGATTATGATTTTGAGGAAAGAGAATTGGAATAG
- a CDS encoding amidohydrolase codes for MISKKRTKLLLSLCATACLLVPNSGAVLANSADSPYTMIDQRAKAIEQKLINWRHDIHQNPELGNREFRTSKLVADHLKSLGLEVRTNVAKTGVVGVLRGKQPGPVVALRADMDALPVVEQTDFPFKSTVKSEYNGMEVGVAHSCGHDTHTAILMAVAEVLTGMKNQLPGTVVFVFQPAEEGAPAGEEGGAKLMMKEGALDNPKPEAIFMLHTSSGMNVGQVSYVSGPSTASANAFKLNVKGSQTHGAMPWLGVDPIVVSSQIITAFQTIESRQVNVIKEPSVLSVGSIHGGNRNNIIPDEVDMEGTLRTYDEGMRQDILKRMERTATMIAESAGAKAKLTVEEGIPTVVNNPDLVAQMAPTLKRVVGEKNANVGKKGTAAEDFSFFSNEIPGMSVSFGVTAANEDPAKAAPNHSPLFKADDASLIVGTRVLANLAIDYLNSHKE; via the coding sequence ATGATCTCAAAAAAGAGAACCAAGCTACTGCTTTCACTTTGTGCCACTGCTTGCCTGCTCGTACCAAACAGTGGAGCGGTCTTGGCCAACTCGGCCGATTCACCCTACACAATGATTGACCAGCGAGCAAAAGCGATCGAGCAGAAGCTGATCAACTGGCGGCACGATATTCACCAGAATCCCGAATTGGGCAATCGGGAATTTCGCACGTCCAAGCTAGTAGCCGACCATCTAAAAAGTCTAGGGCTGGAAGTGCGAACAAACGTAGCAAAAACCGGTGTGGTCGGCGTTCTTCGCGGGAAGCAGCCAGGACCTGTCGTCGCTCTTCGTGCCGACATGGATGCATTGCCGGTCGTTGAACAGACCGACTTCCCCTTCAAGTCAACGGTCAAGTCTGAATACAACGGAATGGAAGTTGGTGTAGCTCATTCCTGCGGCCATGACACGCACACCGCCATTTTAATGGCCGTGGCCGAAGTTCTGACGGGCATGAAGAATCAACTGCCAGGAACAGTCGTTTTCGTCTTCCAACCAGCGGAAGAAGGTGCCCCTGCGGGTGAAGAAGGCGGTGCGAAGCTGATGATGAAGGAAGGCGCTCTGGACAATCCCAAACCAGAAGCCATCTTCATGCTTCACACTTCATCCGGCATGAATGTCGGACAGGTCTCTTATGTATCCGGGCCTTCTACTGCAAGCGCCAACGCCTTCAAATTAAATGTCAAAGGAAGCCAGACCCACGGTGCCATGCCCTGGCTAGGCGTTGATCCCATAGTCGTCTCTTCGCAGATCATTACGGCGTTTCAAACGATCGAGAGCCGTCAAGTAAACGTGATCAAGGAGCCTTCCGTCCTGTCTGTCGGCAGCATTCACGGCGGCAATCGAAACAACATCATTCCGGATGAGGTAGACATGGAAGGGACGCTTCGTACCTATGACGAAGGGATGCGGCAAGACATTCTCAAACGTATGGAGCGAACAGCCACTATGATTGCTGAGAGCGCTGGTGCCAAAGCAAAGCTGACAGTGGAAGAAGGCATCCCAACCGTAGTCAATAACCCCGATCTCGTCGCACAAATGGCACCGACCTTGAAGCGGGTCGTAGGCGAGAAAAATGCGAACGTAGGCAAAAAGGGCACGGCTGCGGAGGACTTTTCTTTTTTCTCCAATGAAATCCCTGGAATGTCCGTCAGTTTTGGAGTTACAGCCGCGAACGAAGATCCTGCCAAAGCGGCCCCCAACCACTCGCCCCTTTTTAAGGCAGACGATGCCAGCCTGATCGTCGGCACCCGGGTTCTGGCTAATCTGGCAATCGATTATCTGAACTCCCACAAAGAATAA
- a CDS encoding peptide ABC transporter substrate-binding protein has product MKKNVFVAMSSILVLGAALAGCGGGNNAAKPAENATQGSAPAAETPAAGPKVLKLNLHSEPPTADPGIAEDSTSGTIVRATFEGLTRAGADGKVHEAAAESYTVSEDGKTYTFKLRDAKWSNGDAVTAKDFEFAWKRALDPKTASNYAYQLYYVKNGEAFNKGKAKIEDVGVKAVDDKTLEVTLENPTPFFTELTAFYTYYPVNQKVVEGNEKWAAEAKTHVGNGPFKLEAWEHKNKLTLAKNDNYWDKDAVKVDKLEFSMVEDENTELSMFDNGELDWAGSPTSSLPTDAIPALKDSGKMKTQPIAGTYWYKFNTEKAPFNNVKIRKAFTYAIDRQALIDNVLQTGQIPATGAVPPSMALNKDGYFKDKDLETAKKLLEEGMKEEGLTKMPTVTLSYNTSEGHKKIAEAIQDQWKKQLGVDVKIENKEWKVYLEDLHQGNFQIGRMGWLGDFNDPINFLELYKDKKGGNNDTNWENPKYKELLNQSALEKDPEKRKAILAQAEQILMDEMPIMPIYFYTDSWVQNDKVSGIVIDGLGAVDYKNADIAQ; this is encoded by the coding sequence ATGAAAAAGAATGTTTTCGTAGCAATGAGTTCCATCCTCGTACTTGGTGCAGCACTCGCAGGTTGCGGCGGCGGTAACAACGCAGCGAAACCAGCAGAAAACGCTACCCAAGGAAGCGCTCCTGCCGCAGAAACACCTGCAGCTGGACCAAAAGTATTGAAACTGAACCTGCACTCCGAGCCACCAACAGCTGACCCGGGTATTGCAGAAGATTCCACTTCCGGTACGATCGTTCGTGCGACCTTTGAAGGTCTGACTCGTGCAGGTGCTGACGGTAAAGTACATGAGGCTGCTGCGGAAAGCTACACCGTTTCCGAAGACGGCAAAACATACACATTCAAATTGCGTGATGCAAAATGGAGCAACGGAGATGCAGTAACTGCGAAAGACTTTGAATTCGCATGGAAACGCGCTCTGGATCCAAAAACAGCTTCCAACTACGCTTACCAACTGTACTACGTGAAGAATGGTGAAGCGTTCAACAAAGGGAAAGCGAAAATTGAAGATGTTGGCGTAAAAGCAGTTGACGACAAAACACTGGAAGTCACTCTGGAAAACCCAACTCCATTCTTCACTGAGCTGACTGCATTCTATACTTACTACCCAGTTAACCAAAAAGTCGTTGAAGGCAACGAAAAATGGGCTGCTGAGGCAAAAACTCACGTGGGTAACGGTCCTTTCAAACTGGAAGCTTGGGAGCACAAAAACAAGCTGACTTTGGCGAAAAACGACAACTATTGGGATAAAGACGCTGTCAAAGTGGACAAACTCGAATTCTCCATGGTAGAAGACGAGAACACCGAGCTGTCCATGTTTGATAACGGTGAGCTCGACTGGGCTGGATCACCAACTAGTTCTCTTCCAACTGACGCGATCCCAGCTTTGAAAGATTCCGGAAAAATGAAAACTCAACCGATTGCGGGTACTTACTGGTACAAATTCAATACAGAAAAAGCTCCGTTCAACAACGTGAAAATTCGTAAAGCGTTTACGTATGCAATTGACCGTCAAGCTTTGATCGACAACGTTCTGCAAACAGGTCAGATTCCAGCAACGGGTGCTGTTCCGCCATCTATGGCTCTGAACAAAGACGGTTACTTCAAAGATAAAGATCTGGAGACAGCGAAGAAGCTTTTGGAAGAGGGTATGAAAGAAGAAGGCCTCACCAAGATGCCTACCGTTACTTTGTCTTACAACACTTCCGAAGGTCACAAAAAGATCGCAGAAGCGATCCAAGACCAATGGAAAAAACAACTCGGCGTAGACGTGAAGATCGAAAACAAAGAGTGGAAAGTGTACCTGGAGGACCTGCACCAAGGCAACTTCCAAATCGGACGCATGGGATGGTTGGGTGACTTCAACGATCCAATCAACTTCCTGGAGTTGTACAAAGACAAAAAAGGTGGCAACAACGACACCAACTGGGAAAATCCGAAGTACAAAGAGCTCCTGAACCAATCCGCTCTGGAAAAAGATCCAGAGAAACGTAAAGCAATCCTGGCACAGGCTGAGCAAATCCTGATGGATGAAATGCCTATCATGCCTATCTACTTCTACACCGACTCTTGGGTACAAAATGACAAAGTTTCCGGTATTGTGATCGACGGCCTCGGCGCTGTTGACTACAAAAACGCTGATATTGCTCAATAA